The genomic DNA TCTGCGACCGCCTCGCCGCAGCGGGCCTACCGATTTCCGCGGCCGCGTTGCGCCGTTGAGAATCTACGCCCACGACCGGGTGGTTCCGAAAGTTATTCTCGTACCGATGTTTTAATACATCGTTCCGGAATCAACTTGTGAGATGCTGCGAGCTGGGTCGACGCGATCCCGCCCACACTCCCGGTAACCGTCTCACTGCCAAGGAAATGAGACGGCTGGCTGGTCAGCGGGCCGTAGTCCTAGACCAGTGTCAATTCTGGACGTGTGTCGCCCTGTCCGAGCAGAAGTCGCAGCCTGGGCAGGGTGATCCGTAGTTCGGTAGCGAGTTTCTTGTGGGACAGGCCGCTCTTCTCGGCCATCTCGAAGGCAGACCGGAGCAATGCCGGAACCTCGCCGGGATATCCCTGGACTGATTCGTGCACGAACAATCCGGATGATCGGAGCGTAGTGAGGCGCTGGTGAGATCGGCGATACGACGCTTCCGAGACGGTACCGACCTCCCTACACCGACGGAGAAGAGAGTCGACCGACACGCCCCATTGAACGCTCAGCTCTCCGAGCTTCTTGAAGTCCAAGCGAGGCGGAAGTATCGGCGTGATCTCCTCGCTGGGAGTGAGGAACTCGGCGGCGAACATGTCAGCCTCTCGTTCCTGCTGTGTGTCCCCAGGCTGGCAGTCGCCGTGCAACAGAAGATGCCCCAGCTCGTGGGCGGCACTGAACCGATGCCGGTAGACATCGTCGGCACGGTTGGGTGTCAGCACAACGATGGGTCGTGGGAGTTTCGACGTGGAGAAGGCATCGATGTTCTTGGTCTCGGGCCCGGCGAACGGCACCAGCGTGACAACGATCCCGTGTTGTTCCATCGTGCGAACCATGCGGCCGATGCGGCCAGTGCCCAGTCCCCAATGGTGGCGTAGGGCTTGAGCCGCTACAACCGGATCGTTCGGAAAGTCGGTCTGTTGTACCTCGCCAGCGGTAAAGCCGGGAAGATCTACCGCCGGGAACCGGACTCGCTTTTCAAGAGCGTGGGTCAGCTCCCAGATCTGTTCAGTGAATGCGATCGCCTTATCTCGTTGACTCGCCGGGGTACGTCGCAAGCTGCGGAAGTGGGCGTCCGCAGCATCGAGGCGAGCATACGGGCGACCCGCCGCGAGAAAGGTCACCGGGATGTCGAGGGCTTGAGCGAGTGCGTCGATGTTGTCTGGCCGTGGTTTTGCTGTACCGGACTCCCACTGGCCGACTGCTACAGCAGAGACTCCGATCTGGTCCGCGATTGCCTTCTTGGTCAACCCCGATAGACGGCGGGCCTGAGTCAGCCTCGCTGAATCGAATGCACCGCCCAGCTCCTCACCGGCCAGATCGGTATCCGGTAGAAGATGTAGCTGCCCGGACTCGTACTTACTCAACTGTCCTCACTACCGGTGTCCTGCTCGCCAGCGTTCGGATGTTCCTCCGAGGACACCTCTTCTAGCGGCGCACGCATGGACAGACCGAACCCGTTCTCCTGATCGGTGTCCGAGTCGAAACGGTCGACAGCAATGGGATCGGCGTCGACGATCTTCAGCGTCGGGACAGCGGCGACGGCATCGACATTCTTGATTGAGTGTGGACCGCGAGTCCATTCCAGCTTTCCCGTACTTGCGTCGACCAGTTCAGCGTCACCCCAGCCGAAATCGAATAGACCGTCGGGGGAGGCCGATACCCAGAGCACCACCGTGCGGCCTTTGACCCGAGACATCTCGGCGCGGAACTGCTCCTCATCCAGTCGCTGCTGCTCGAGTTCCTCATCGGTCATGATCGCGTGGTCAATGGTCATCTGAGGGTCAGGCGCACTCGGAGTGAACGTCAGAAGATGCTTCTGGAGAAGCGAGGTCTTTCGAAGCCGGGCGTGATCCACCGCGGTCCTACCATCGCCGGGTACACGCCACCAGTACAAGACAACGCCGGTCTGCTGGATGACCGGAAGGTCGAACCGGGCGCGCTGACCCTCCGGCTTACTGGCCCTGATGCCGGGAACGTC from Rhodococcus pyridinivorans includes the following:
- a CDS encoding helix-turn-helix domain-containing protein encodes the protein MSKYESGQLHLLPDTDLAGEELGGAFDSARLTQARRLSGLTKKAIADQIGVSAVAVGQWESGTAKPRPDNIDALAQALDIPVTFLAAGRPYARLDAADAHFRSLRRTPASQRDKAIAFTEQIWELTHALEKRVRFPAVDLPGFTAGEVQQTDFPNDPVVAAQALRHHWGLGTGRIGRMVRTMEQHGIVVTLVPFAGPETKNIDAFSTSKLPRPIVVLTPNRADDVYRHRFSAAHELGHLLLHGDCQPGDTQQEREADMFAAEFLTPSEEITPILPPRLDFKKLGELSVQWGVSVDSLLRRCREVGTVSEASYRRSHQRLTTLRSSGLFVHESVQGYPGEVPALLRSAFEMAEKSGLSHKKLATELRITLPRLRLLLGQGDTRPELTLV